The following nucleotide sequence is from Psychroserpens sp. Hel_I_66.
AGTTTGCTTTTAGGCTTAAATTCAATGAGTTCCCTAATAATTCTTAATACGTGAGAACGTCCTTTTTTTGGCGGAATATAAAGTTCTATCACATCTGAAAACAGAATCAAGCCAATCTTATCATTATTTTGTGTAGCCGAAAAAGCCAGTGTCGCAGCGATTTCAGTAACAATTTCATTTTTAAACTGCTCGTCTGTACCAAACAACTCCGATCCCGAAATATCAACCATGAGCATCATGGTTAATTCTCGTTCTTCTTCAAATACTTTTATGTAGGGTTCGTTGTAGCGTGCGGTAACATTCCAATCAATGTTTCGAACATCATCACCAAATTGGTACTGGCGAACTTCAGAAAAAGTCATACCACGACCCTTGAAAGTCGAGTGGTATTCGCCTCCAAATATATGATCAGACAGTCGTCGTGTCTTGATCTCAATTTTTCGTACTTTTTTTAAGAGTTCTTTGGTATCCATTTTTGTGTTCTGTCATTCCGCACATGATGCGGAATCTATCAAATTAAATTTGTTATAAAAGTTAAAGAGATTCCGCATCGAGTGCGGAATGACAATTCTAAGGCACCTCTATCTCGTTTACAATCTTGTTGATGATGTCTTCCGAAGTTATATTTTCTGCTTCTGCTTCGTAAGTAATTCCAATTCTGTGACGCAGTACATCATAAACTACAGCTCGAACATCTTCAGGAATCACATAACCACGACGCTTAATAAATGCGTAACATTTTGCAGCAGTTGCCAAGTTGATACTTCCACGAGGTGATGCTCCAAAAGAAATCAATGGCTTTAAATTTGGTAATCTATATTGGTCTGGATATCGTGTTGCAAAAATGATATCGAGAATGTATTTTTCAATTTTTTCATCCATGTACACTTCTCTCACTACTTCTTGAGCTTTCAAGATTTGCGCTACGGAAACTACCGGATTTACTTTTTCCCAACTTCCTTTAAGGTTAGCTCTCATGATGAGTTGCTCTTCTGCTTGTTTTGGATAATCAATAACCGTTTTTAGCATAAAACGGTCTACCTGTGCTTCTGGCAAGGGATAAGTTCCTTCTTGTTCTACTGGGTTTTGTGTTGCCATTACTAAAAATGGCTTATCCAAAATATAGGTTTCGTCACCAATGGTCACTTGCTTTTCTTGCATGGCTTCCAGCAATGCCGATTGTACTTTTGCTGGTGCTCTATTGATCTCATCTGCAAGCACAAAGTTGGCGAATATTGGCCCTTTTTTTATGGAAAAATCATTTATCTTCATATTGTAAATGAGCGTACCCACAACATCTGCAGGTAGTAAGTCTGGTGTAAACTGTATTCTACTAAAACTTCCATCAACTGCTTGAGACAACGTGTTTATGGCTAATGTTTTTGCAAGTCCCGGAACACCTTCTAATAAGATATGCCCTTGGCCCAACAAACCTATAAGTAATCGTTCTACCATGTGCCTTTGACCAACGATGACTTTGTTCATTTCCATCATTAATAAATCAACAAAAGCACTTTCTCTTTCTATTTTTTCATTGATGCTTTTAATGTCAATTGTACCAGTATCTTCCATTATATTTCTTTTTAAAGACTAGGATTAACTCCTTTTTATTTAGTATCGCAAATTGTTAAAATTTTTGCTGAGTTGCTGTTAACATTTGGTTAAAAGTTATTTTGCAAATAAGAATGATGATATCACAAAACAAAGAGCGTCACCATTCGGTAACGCTCTTTAAAAATCGTATCTAATTTTTATTTATAAAATGACAACGTCTAAAACTGTAGTTTGACCAACCACAACTTCTACGTCCTCAACGACAGTTGGCAGTAAACCAGAATCTATATCTGGAGTGAAAGTGACATCGTAGTTTCCTGCAGGAACACCAACTAAAACATAATTACCATCAATATCTGCATAGGTAGAAATAACTTCAGAACCTACATTCACACTTACTAACGTTTGTACATCACTAGGTGCAATAGTTCCACTTATTATACCAGTAGATATTTCCGCAGAAGCTCTTATAACTGGTTTTAAAATGATATTTCCAGAACTACCAGCAATTACAATAGATTCATCAACATTAAAGTCTAACCAAAACACATATTCAAAATCTGGCTCAAGCGTTTCGTTAACTTGGATCTTTAATCCTGATTGCTGTGCACTAGGTGTTGTAAGTTCTTGAGAAATACCATCTATAACTACAGTATTATTATTTCCTAAAACAAGCCTGATTTGGTTTAAAGTCCCCGAAGGAATTGTATATTCATCAGCCAGTAATACATTAATACCGCCTGTTAACTCAAGTAAATCGTATATACCTGTATTAATGGCTTCTAAACTTTGCCAATTATCATCTTCGCTATCATTATTAACTTTAACCAAAACATCTACAATATCAATGTAAACGTGTTCGAAATCTCCAGGTTCATCAACAAGTCTTACGGTTAATTTAGATGTACCTTGAACAGTTGATGATGAATCATCATCGTTACAACCAGTTAATACTAGGCAAAAAATAAAAAAAGTGAAAATTGTAAGTGTATTCATATTAGTTTTTTGGGTTCGTTTATAACATATACGCAAAAAACAACACTTAAGACGTCCTAAATTAAATAAGATTGAATTAAAAAAGATTATATAATCTCATTTCAGTTGACATTTTAGGACTTAGATTTGCATTTTCTTCCGAAGACATTTCAATAGAATTATCGAGATCAAGTACCAATACAAAATCATACATTTTGTTGGTCTGTAGTTGTTTACCAACAATATTTGTAGCTGCATTATTAAAGTTCTCGTTAATGTTTAGCGTGTATTCTAATCCGTTTTTTAATACTGAATTTTGATCTCCAAAGACCAATTTTATATTATAAATAAATTGACTCGGGATTTCTTCAAAATCTACTAATGTCACGACATCGTTAGTATTGATTTTAGTTAAATCGTGAATTCCAGTATTAACTGTATGTAAACTTACCCACGCATTTGGAGAAGTTTCATCTTCCAAAACACGCAATTGTACATCTATAATTTCTAAATTCACTTTGCTTAAAATTGAAGGAGTACCTTGAATTTTCACTGTTATCAAACTACTATTTTCGAAGGTTTCCGTTTCTAACTCATTAGAACAGCTGGTCATTAAAAACAAGGTCAATACACCAATAACTATAATTTTGAATGTGCGTGAGGCTTTCATATTTTGGGACAATTAATTAATCTCTAACAATAATATTCAATTGTTCTAGATTTGACTATTTTTATACATGAATTGCATAAAAACCATCATAAACTGAAAAAAAAGTGACATATTCTCGATTAATTGCAGGCACCATGACTTGGGGAAGTTGGGGCAAAAAACTTCAAAAAAACCAAATGATTGAACTTATGCAGCATTGCATAGAACAAAACATAACCACATTTGACCATGCAGATATTTACGGTGATTACTCTACTGAAAAAGATTTTGGTCTCGCTTTCGCGGAAAGTGGCATTAAAAGAGAACGCATAGAAATCATTAGTAAATGCGGAATTCAATATTTAGGTGACGCAAGATCGAATACCGTTAAGCATTACGATTACAGTAAAGAGTATATTATTTGGTCTGCAGAAGAATCTCTCAAAAACTTAAAAACAGACTATTTAGATTTATTTCTCCTTCATAGACCTAGTCCCTTAATGCATCCAGATGAGATTGCAGAAGCCATTTCAGATTTAAAAAAAAGAGGTTTAATCAAACATTTTGGAGTCTCTAATTTTACAACGTCTCAAATGCAATTAGTCTCAAAAGCTATGGACATATCGGTAAACCAAATTGAATTTTCACTTACCCAACACACAGCGATGCACAATGGCTCATTGGATTTTATGCTTGTAAATAACATTTTACCAATGGCTTGGTCACCTTTGGGAAGTGTTTTTAAAGAAGACACAGAACAAACCAGGCGCATCCACAAACAACTTGGAGAATTACTAAAAAAATACAACGCCACCGAAGACCAGTTGCTTTTAGCCTGGATTTTAAGACACCCAGCAAACATTCATCCAGTCATTGGTACCACAACAAAACAGCGAATTGCTGATGCATCGAGAGCCTCATCCATTAATTTAGAATTAGAAGATTGGTTTAAAATATTAGTGGCTTGTCAAGGACATAAAGTGCCATAATTTATAATAAAATAAAAAATGAAAATAAAAAAAACAGCCCTAATAACAGGAGCAACTAGTGGAATAGGCAGAGCAACAGCGCAAGAATTTGCAAAACACGGAATCAACCTTATTCTCTGCGGAAGACGTCAAGAACGCCTAGACACTATAAAGGAAGAGTTAAGCAAACAAACCAATGTACACACCCTTAACTTTGATGTAAGGGATAAAAAAGCAACTTTTGATGCTATAGAAGCGCTCCCTCCAGGTTTTAAACAAGTAGATATTTTAATCAACAACGCAGGAAATGCACATGGATTAGACCCAATCCAAACAGGAAATTTAGACGATTGGGATGCCATGATAGATATCAACGTAAAAGGATTGCTTTATGTGAGCAAGGCGATTATACCGCAAATGACAGCACGAAAAAGCGGACACATCATAAACATTGGTTCATCTGCGGGAAAAGAAGTGTATCCAAAAGGAAATGTATACTGCGGAAGCAAACACGCTGTTTTAGCAATCACCGAAGGCATGCGCATAGATCTAAATCCCTTTGGCATCAAAGTTACAGCAATCAATCCAGGTCTTGTAGAAACCGAATTCTCAAAAGTACGTTTTAAAGGAGATCCCGTTGCAGATAATGTTTATAAAGGATTTAAGGCATTGCAAGCAGAAGACATTGCAGAAGTCATCCAGTTTGCAATTTCAAGACCCGCACATGTAAATATAGCCGACGTACTCATGTTCTGTACCGCTCAAGCCAGCAGTACTATTGTGAATAAGGATTTATGAAAAAACACCTCAAATTTAGTTGGTTAAGCACCTTAATTCAAATAATCTGTTTTTGGTCATGCACATCTTCAGCACAAGAAATACAAGACAAACGCTTCGTGACACATATTGTAAATCTTGAAAATCAAGATCTAAAATTTTATCTAAAGGCTGATAATGATTCTAACTTCGGAAATTTTAAAGCTTTAAAAAAAGAGCTCAACAACAAAAACCGTGAGCTCGTCTTTGCCATGAATGGTGGCATGTACCTAAAAGATGGTTCACCCCAAGGTTTGTTTATAGAAAAAGGAATCACAAAAAAGCAGATTGATACTACAAAAGATGCCTACGGAAATTTCTATTTGCAACCCAACGGTATATTTTATCTCACCAAAAACAACAAAGGGGAAATTTGTAAAACAACCGATTTCAAATATACACCAACGATCACTTACGCAACGCAATCTGGACCAATGCTGGTGATTGACGGAGACATCCATCCGGTGTTTGTAAAAGGTTCAAAAAATGTACACATTAGAAATGGAGTTGGCATACTTAAAAATGGAGCTCTTTTATTTGCGATGTCAAAAGACACCATCAACTTATATGACTTTGCAGAATTTTTTAAAAACAATGGTTGTGAAAATGCGCTTTATCTCGACGGATTTGTTTCCAGAACTTATCTTCCGAAGAAAAGATGGGAGCAATTAGATGGTGATTTTGGAGTTATTATTGGGGAGACGAGACCTATGGATTAAATAAAAATTAATAAATGATAGTACTGCTATGGTAAGAATTAGAATAGAGATTCCTGCTTTTGTAGGCATTTAGATTCTCGTTTTCACGGGAAATGGTATGATTAATAAACGACTACTTATTAAAAACCTACTTGCTCACAATGATGAGAACAGTTTTTATGACAAAAAGCGAAAAGTCGATATCACCCATAAAGAAGGTAAAGCCAAGTTTTTAAAACATGTTTGTGCGCTCTCAAACAGCAACCCAAAAAACAACTCATATATTGTAATTGGGGTTGAAGATGAAGACAATAAGATTATTGGTGTGAGTTTTTTTGATGATAGTAAAATTCAAAACCTCATCAACGCTTATCTCTCAAATCCTCCAATTGTGCAATATGAGAATATTCCGTTTCCGCACTTACCAGATGATAAAGTTGTTGGGCTTGTAACTATTAGGCCAATTAATGATATTACGTCTTTAAGAAAGAATATCTGGAAATATTATGGTGGTTCTGTCTTTTTTAGAGATGGCAGTATTAGTATGCCTAAGGTTTTTGATATTGAGATTAAAGATCTCAATTCTAACATCGTAGCTGCAATAGAATCCCACTCTCAAAATAATATTGAATATACACTTGATGGTGTATTTGATTTTATGAATAAGCGCAAAGATTACAATCCAAAATACAAGGTTTTTAAAGAATATTTTGTGTTGTGCTGGTCTGGTCAAAAAAAAGAAATTAAACAAAATGTTTATTATTCCCGTGTGGATATCGAGCTTATAAATGAGCAGGTACGGTTATTCTTTTCAAAACTGGATGAAGTCACTATTTCGTATGACGATAGTAGTTTTAAGATTATTGAATATGTACTACTCGGACTTCAAAATGAAAAAAAATATTATCAACTTGAAGAAACCATCATAAATTTTGAAGATAATGCCCATTATAATATAGAGACCAATTTACTTTTTCAGCCTCCTCAATTTAATAAAGTCATATTACATCACATCTATAATGCTAATAATACCATTCTTGAGAAGCTTAAGAAGGGGCAGTCACTAACAAAAAGTGAACACGTAGATCTCAAAAATCTACCAGCAACTTATCTTATTTGCTACCTAAACTCTTTTGATAATGCAATAGACAAATTAATTGAGGCTAAACCCTTTTTAAAAAAAACAAGCATACAAGTTTATGATTCATATCTTGATGCTATTAGGGTTTTAAGAAAAGTGAAGTACAGTTAACCTAGGGTTTTTTACAAAATTTTCCGTTCATACCTTTTTTTTTGCTTTTTGTAGTATTTATTGTACACCTTATAGATTTTTTAGCATTTTTGTGTTGCTATTAATCAATTACATATAACCTTATTTCAAAATCGATTTATCGAAAACGAAATGAGGTTTTTGTTTTTTTATACTGTAATATAAAATGATAAATTTTTTATTAGTGCTCAATACCATCTCCTTTTAAACGGTTATTTTAACACTAATTAACAAATTGATACCGTTTATACACTTTTATTTACCAATCATAGTTTTTTTTGAAAAGTATAGCAGAATTTCACGACTTTTGAAATGCTATTAATCAATTACAAATTACCTTATTTCTGAAACGCACGTCGTGATGAAGTAAGGTTTTTTTATGGAGTACATTAAACGAAGTCCAATTTACACATAGTGTAATAGCGTAAACAAATAATTTGTTCTAATTAGATGAGGTTTCTTCGGAATTAAAATCAATCAATTATTGGTTTTTTTCCGAGGTAGAAGCCAATCCCAAGTCCAATATTATGGTATTGGATTTTACTGAAATTATCCTGAATTTCTGGAGCTGTATTTATTTCGGTCTTATCACTTCTAAAAGAGTAATCCAAATAAACGGAAAAATTGGTTGAAATATTATAGCTAATATAGGCTCGCAAGATTATTGGTTTTGCATAATCTCTTTGCTGTTCTAATCTACCTTGATTTATAACATTTTTATATGTGGCATTGCCAAATGGTGAAACACTCCCTCCAATATTTAGATTTCGGGCAACTGGTTGTTCATAACCCAAATGTAATGAAACATTAGAAACCGTACTTCTATTATATATACCAGTAAAACTTGGATCATTAACATTTAAAAATGTAAACCCAGTAGATATGCCTACAAAAAAACGCTTGTAGACAAAAAATTGAGCGTCAAACTTAAAACTCAAATTTCCTACTGTACCCTGCCCAATAAAGCTATTCTCACTAATAACTGGCTTATAAACATCAAAAGAAATTAGTGCAGTTTTATAACTCTCATTTTTATAAGAATCGTTTGGAAGTTCCTCTTTAGATTCAATATTATCTTGAGCATTTAAAACTGAAAATGATAATAAGCAACAAATCAAAATCTGTTTAAAATTAGTAGCTAAAGTTAAATTCATAGTCTGTTTGGTCGATGGTTAATGTTTGAGTGATTTGTGGTGCTCCATTTACAGAATATGTAAACACAACATCAGAACCTACTATTGAAGAGAAATTTGTATCTACAGTAGGGTTATCATTGCTTAAATTTCCACCAAAGGTTTCAGTATTAAAACAGAAAGACTCTTCTTCAATAAGTTCCTCATTCATGTAAACTTCATTGCACATATTACTTTTGTAGGCTATGGTATATTGAAATTCTGTATCTGGCGGACTTGTTCTGGTAATATTTATATTGAAGAGTGCTCTTCTTTTAATTGGTACAGTACCTAAATCTATTAAGAGATTAGTTGGTGTAAATATTACTGTATTTGTTTTATAAGAATAAGTTGAGTATTCATTATTTACAAATACCTCAACTATAAAATTATCATCGCGCCCAAAAAGTGTGACAATTGAGAATGTACCATCACTAATGGTGTTACCTTCTCCTATTAATTGACCATCAGATCCCAAAATTGCATTGTCATTACTTCCAACATAAACTGCTACATCAGCATCTGTAATTGGTAGATTGTTTTCGTCTAAAACTTGTCCCTTTATCAATAATCTAGAATTGTCTTCAAATGGAACTTCACAATTCACGAAAAATGCAAAAAAGGTTAGCAGTATAAACATCTTTACTTTCATATAATGAGTTGGTTTTAACTATAGATGCAAAAATCATAAAAAGGTTGCGTTACTTTGTAATAAAAAAGCCACATCCTTAGATGTGGCTTTTTCTATTAAATAATTTGAGTTTTTACAAATCAAACTTAATCCCTTGAGCTAAAGGTAACTCATCAGAATAATTTACGGTATTTGTTTGACGACGCATATAAACCTTCCAAGCATCAGATCCAGACTCACGTCCACCACCTGTTTCCTTTTCGCCTCCAAATGCTCCACCAATCTCTGCACCAGAAGTACCTATGTTTACGTTTGCAATCCCACAATCTGATCCTGCATAAGACAAGAATTTCTCTGCTTCTTTCATTTCATTAGTCATAATTGCAGACGATAAACCTTGTGCAACACCATTTTGTTTTTCAATAGCGTTTTCAACATCTCCAGAATATTTCATTAAGTATAAAACGGGAGCAAATGTTTCGTGCTGTACGATTTCAAAATCGTTTTCTGCCTCTATGATTGCTGGTTTTACGTAACAGCCACTTTCATAACCTTCGCCTTCCAAAACACCACCTTCAACTAAAACATTTCCGCCTTC
It contains:
- a CDS encoding DUF58 domain-containing protein, yielding MDTKELLKKVRKIEIKTRRLSDHIFGGEYHSTFKGRGMTFSEVRQYQFGDDVRNIDWNVTARYNEPYIKVFEEERELTMMLMVDISGSELFGTDEQFKNEIVTEIAATLAFSATQNNDKIGLILFSDVIELYIPPKKGRSHVLRIIRELIEFKPKSKLTDISEALKFLSNVMKKKAIVFILSDFITDDDYKQNLKIAAGRHDITGIRVFDKGEEEIPNLGMVQMQDEETGELMLVNTASKQVRTNYSNYYNEKVDYFREIFTKSGSGTIDCRVDESYVKKLLGYFKRR
- a CDS encoding AAA family ATPase, which translates into the protein MEDTGTIDIKSINEKIERESAFVDLLMMEMNKVIVGQRHMVERLLIGLLGQGHILLEGVPGLAKTLAINTLSQAVDGSFSRIQFTPDLLPADVVGTLIYNMKINDFSIKKGPIFANFVLADEINRAPAKVQSALLEAMQEKQVTIGDETYILDKPFLVMATQNPVEQEGTYPLPEAQVDRFMLKTVIDYPKQAEEQLIMRANLKGSWEKVNPVVSVAQILKAQEVVREVYMDEKIEKYILDIIFATRYPDQYRLPNLKPLISFGASPRGSINLATAAKCYAFIKRRGYVIPEDVRAVVYDVLRHRIGITYEAEAENITSEDIINKIVNEIEVP
- a CDS encoding DUF4382 domain-containing protein — translated: MNTLTIFTFFIFCLVLTGCNDDDSSSTVQGTSKLTVRLVDEPGDFEHVYIDIVDVLVKVNNDSEDDNWQSLEAINTGIYDLLELTGGINVLLADEYTIPSGTLNQIRLVLGNNNTVVIDGISQELTTPSAQQSGLKIQVNETLEPDFEYVFWLDFNVDESIVIAGSSGNIILKPVIRASAEISTGIISGTIAPSDVQTLVSVNVGSEVISTYADIDGNYVLVGVPAGNYDVTFTPDIDSGLLPTVVEDVEVVVGQTTVLDVVIL
- a CDS encoding DUF4382 domain-containing protein, whose translation is MKASRTFKIIVIGVLTLFLMTSCSNELETETFENSSLITVKIQGTPSILSKVNLEIIDVQLRVLEDETSPNAWVSLHTVNTGIHDLTKINTNDVVTLVDFEEIPSQFIYNIKLVFGDQNSVLKNGLEYTLNINENFNNAATNIVGKQLQTNKMYDFVLVLDLDNSIEMSSEENANLSPKMSTEMRLYNLF
- a CDS encoding aldo/keto reductase family oxidoreductase — encoded protein: MTYSRLIAGTMTWGSWGKKLQKNQMIELMQHCIEQNITTFDHADIYGDYSTEKDFGLAFAESGIKRERIEIISKCGIQYLGDARSNTVKHYDYSKEYIIWSAEESLKNLKTDYLDLFLLHRPSPLMHPDEIAEAISDLKKRGLIKHFGVSNFTTSQMQLVSKAMDISVNQIEFSLTQHTAMHNGSLDFMLVNNILPMAWSPLGSVFKEDTEQTRRIHKQLGELLKKYNATEDQLLLAWILRHPANIHPVIGTTTKQRIADASRASSINLELEDWFKILVACQGHKVP
- a CDS encoding SDR family NAD(P)-dependent oxidoreductase; translation: MKKTALITGATSGIGRATAQEFAKHGINLILCGRRQERLDTIKEELSKQTNVHTLNFDVRDKKATFDAIEALPPGFKQVDILINNAGNAHGLDPIQTGNLDDWDAMIDINVKGLLYVSKAIIPQMTARKSGHIINIGSSAGKEVYPKGNVYCGSKHAVLAITEGMRIDLNPFGIKVTAINPGLVETEFSKVRFKGDPVADNVYKGFKALQAEDIAEVIQFAISRPAHVNIADVLMFCTAQASSTIVNKDL
- a CDS encoding phosphodiester glycosidase family protein: MKKHLKFSWLSTLIQIICFWSCTSSAQEIQDKRFVTHIVNLENQDLKFYLKADNDSNFGNFKALKKELNNKNRELVFAMNGGMYLKDGSPQGLFIEKGITKKQIDTTKDAYGNFYLQPNGIFYLTKNNKGEICKTTDFKYTPTITYATQSGPMLVIDGDIHPVFVKGSKNVHIRNGVGILKNGALLFAMSKDTINLYDFAEFFKNNGCENALYLDGFVSRTYLPKKRWEQLDGDFGVIIGETRPMD
- a CDS encoding ATP-binding protein; its protein translation is MINKRLLIKNLLAHNDENSFYDKKRKVDITHKEGKAKFLKHVCALSNSNPKNNSYIVIGVEDEDNKIIGVSFFDDSKIQNLINAYLSNPPIVQYENIPFPHLPDDKVVGLVTIRPINDITSLRKNIWKYYGGSVFFRDGSISMPKVFDIEIKDLNSNIVAAIESHSQNNIEYTLDGVFDFMNKRKDYNPKYKVFKEYFVLCWSGQKKEIKQNVYYSRVDIELINEQVRLFFSKLDEVTISYDDSSFKIIEYVLLGLQNEKKYYQLEETIINFEDNAHYNIETNLLFQPPQFNKVILHHIYNANNTILEKLKKGQSLTKSEHVDLKNLPATYLICYLNSFDNAIDKLIEAKPFLKKTSIQVYDSYLDAIRVLRKVKYS